The DNA region ACCGTGCGCGGGCTCTCGCCGCTCTCCACCGGCCTCCTGGTGATGCCGGGCGGTCTCGCGATGGGTCTCCTCGGGCCGACCGTGGGGCGGATCTTCGACGCGTACGGCGGCCGGGTGCTCGTCATCCCGGGCTCCATCGGCATCGTGGCCGCTCTCGGCGGGCTCTCGCAGATCTCGCTGACCACGCCCTACTGGCTCGTCCTGGTGCTCCACCTGGTCCTGATGGTCAGCCTGGCCGCCGCCTTCACCCCGGTCTTCACGCTGGGCCTCGGGTCGCTGCCGGCTCACCTCTACTCCCACGGCTCCTCCATCCTGGGCACGCTGCAGCAGGTCGCGGCCGCGTTCGGCACCGCCCTGGCGGTGACCGTGATGTCCGTACGCAGCGACCAGGTCGTCGACGAGGTCGGTGCGGTCGCGGCCCACGTGAGCGGTCTGCAGGCCGCGTTCATGGTCAGCGCAGGGCTGGCTCTGATCGTCGTCCTGATGGCCGTGCTCCTGCCGGCTCGGGCCGAGGGACACGAGGAGTCTGCTGACGGGGCCGCTGAGGAGCCTGCCGCGGATCTCGACGCCGAGCTCGCCGAGCTGTGCGAGCACGGGCGCGAGCCCGCGGTCTGCGGCTGCTGAGGCGTTCGGAGTCGTATTCCTGTGTAGGAATACCCGGTCAACCGGGTATTCCTACGCTTCGGACCGCCACTGGTAGACGCCGATCAGCAGCATCCTCAGCTGCGTGCGCACGGTGGCGATGATCTGCTCCTCCTGCTCGGGGCGGGTGGTGGAGAGGATCTGCTCGGCCGTGGCGACCAGGACCGTCACGAACAGCGACGAGAGCACGTGCAGGTCTTTGGCGGTCCAGGTGTCGGTGCCGGTCATCAGCGCGAGGTCGGTGGCGAGCTCGCGCTCGCAGAGCTCGATCTCGCGCCGGATGGCCTCGCGCACCGATCGCGGCCCGGCGACACGTTCGCGGGCGATGAACCCGAAGTGATCCCGGCGCCGGTGGACGTGGTCGACGAGGGCATCGATCGAGCCGTCGACGACGTCCTTGTCGGCCCGGGCGTTGCGGCGTACGTCGCGGAAGAGGTCGCGCAGCGAGTCGAAGGACTCCTCGACCAGGGCCAGCCCGAGCGACTCGATGGAGTCGAAGTGGCGGTAGAACGCGGTCGGCACGATGCCGACCTGTTTGGCGACCTGGCGTAGCGAGAGCGCGGTCAGCGAGCTGTCGGCGCACAGCTCCAGCGTCGCGTCGAGGATCGCTCGCCGGGTCCGGAGCTTGCGCTCCGCACGGCTCTCCGGCTCCGCACCCGTCTCGATCACCAGACCATCCTAGGGGCAGAGGCCGGCGAGGCGTCAGGTGCACACCTGTACACCGTGACCTGGACCACGTGCGTCTTGTCTTGACGCGGGTTGTGCTGACCCGCCATCGTTGTCGGTGTACAGATGTTCACTGAAAGGCGAAACACATGGCACTCGACCTCGGCGGCCGGATCCTCCGCTCCCGCACGGTTGCGGCGCTCGCCTCCCCGCACGGCATCGACCGCTACCTGACCCAGATCAACCCGATGCTGGCCGCGCACGAGGTGCGCGCCCGCATCACCGACATCCACCCCGAGGTGAGCGCGCCCGGCGCGCCCCGGGTGGCGACCGTGACGCTCCAGCCCACCTCGACCTGGCGCGGTCACCGCGCCGGCCAGCACGTCAGTGTCGGCATCGACACGGGGGAGGGGCGGCGCACCACCCGCGTCTTCACCGTCTCCAACACCGAGGGCAAGGCCGGGGAGCCGCTCACCATCACGGTGCGTGCCCACGACGACGAGCACGCGACCCCCTACAGCATCTCCAAGTACCTGACCGAGCGCGCCACCGTCGGCACCCTTGTGCACCTGTCGCAGGCCGAGGGTGACTTCGTCCTTCCCGACCGCGTGCCCGAGCACATCGTCCTGATCTCCGGTGGCTCCGGCATCACCCCGGTGATGTCGATGCTGCGCTCCCTCCAGCGGCGTACGCACCGGGGCAAGGTCACCTTCCTGCACTGGGCGCCCAGCGCGGACCGCCAGATCTTCGCCGAGGAGCTCGCGGAGATCCGGCACCAGGGCCACGGCGTCGACCTGCACCTTCTCCACACCGGCGACGGGGCGCCCTACCTCTCCCCGGCGCTGCTCTCGAAGCTGGTCCCGGGATATCGGGACCTGCCGACGTGGGCCTGCGGGCCGGCGTCGCTCATCGAGGCGGCCCAGGCTGCGTACGCCGGCACCGAGTCGCTGAAGGTGGAGTACTTCAAGCCTCCGAAGACCGCCGGTGTGGCCGGCGGCGAGATGGAGTTCGCGCGCACCGGCACGACCGTCGCCAACGACGGCGCCACGATCCTCGACCAGGCCGAGGCTGCGGGGCTGACCCCCGAGTCCGGCTGCCGGATGGGGATCTGCTTCTCCTGCACCACCAACAAGAGCTCCGGACGGGTCCGCAACATCCTGACCGGCGAGACCTCCGAGCTCCCCGACGAACAGATCCGGATCTGCGTGAGCACGCCCGAGGGCGACTGCTCCGTGGACCTCTGACGATTCCCTCGAGGAGACACCCCCATGACCACCGTTGAGAACACCGGCAACCGCCGCCTCTCCGCCGAGGAGCTCGAAGCCTTCGGCCAGGAGATGGACGCCATCCGCCAGCGGATCGTCGCCGACCTGGGCGAGAAGGACTCGGCGTACATCTACGACATCGTCAAGAAGCAGCGCGCCTTCGAGATCGCGGGCCGCGCGCTCTTCTACCTGCCCGTGATCGGCTGGGTCCCGGCCGTCGCCTGTCTGTCGATCTCCAAGATCCTCGACAACATGGAGATCGGGCACAACGTCATGCACGGCCAGTACGACTGGATGGGCGACCCCGACCTCAACTCGCGCATGTTCGAGTGGGACAACGTCTGCCCCTCCGACCAGTGGAAGTACTCCCACAACTACATCCACCACACCTTCACCAACGTCCTCGGCAAGGACCGCGACATCGGCTACGGCATCCTGCGGATGGACGAGGACCAGAAGTGGCACCCCTACTTCCTGGGCAACCCGATCTACGCCTTCCTGCTGATGATCTTCTTCGAGTGGGGCGTCGCGATGCACGACCTCGAGGTCGAGAACCTCGTCGCGGGCAAGCGCACCTTCGCCGACAACGCCGACCTGCACCGCGGCCTGATGAAGAAGGTCAAGCGCCAGGCGCTGAAGGACTACGTCCTGTTCCCGCTGCTCTCCGGTCCGCTGGCGCCGCTGACGTTCCTCGGCAACGCCACCGCGAACCTGGTCCGCAACATCTGGGCGTTCAACATCATCTTCTGCGGCCACTTCCCGGCCGGCGTCGCCTCCTTCTCGCAGGAGGAGTGCGAGGACGAGACCCAGGGTCACTGGTACTACCGCCAGCTCCTCGGCTCGGCCAACATCACCGGCGGCCGCATCTTCCACATCATGTCCGGCAACCTGTCGCACCAGATCGAGCACCACCTCTTCCCCGACCTCCCCGCACGCCGCTACCCGGAGATCGCCGAGGAGGTCCGCGAGATCTGCGAGCGCTATGGGCTCGCCTACAACACCGGTCCGCTGCACAAGCAGCTGTGGGGCGTCTTCAAGAAGATCTGCCGCTACGCCCTCCCCGACCGCAAGCGCCCCGCCGCCGAGGGCGTCGAGACCGCTCCCGCCCTCGAGGGGGTCGCGGCATGACGGATGACCGGCCACAATGGGTGGTCATGGCACCAGATCTGAGCAAGAACGAGATCCGCAAGGATGTCGCACAGAGCGCCGTCGAGGTCACGGCCACCACCGTCGGTCAGGTGGCGGTCATCATCACCGGCGCCGTACGTGACGTGGCCGGCGCCATCGGCGGCCTCGCCACCGAGCTGTTCGAGCTCCGCGCCGCGGCCAAGCGCGCCGAGAAAGACCTCGACGAATAGGTAGTTCTGACGGCCGAGTCCGCAGTTGTGGGCGACGAAACTTCAGTTTCGTCGCCCACAACTGATTTCTCGTCCTCCAGAACTACGGACTCGGCGAGGGGTCAGTCCTCGGGGTCGTCGAGGCGGGCCAGCCAGGTGGCGAGCCGCTCGATGGCGGTCTCGTGCTCAGGGTGTACGTCGACGAAGGCCTGGAGCTGCTCGGCCAGCCAGGCGAGGGTGACCTCCTCGTCGCCCCGACGGGTGACGAGCTCCTCGATGCCGCGGTCGGTGAAGTACATGGGCTCAGTCTTTCATTCTGCGTTCAGCGGTGAGTCGGAGGCCGGGCCACCGGAGAGGCCGCGTACGACCATGCCGAGGGTGGCGTTGATGAGCTGGTCGCGCTCGGCGTCGGCGAAGACGCGGTACGGGCCGTCGATGAAGAGGACCGCGAGGCCGTGGACCGTGGCCCAGGCCGCCGTCTCGGCGTTCGGGCGGAGCTCGGGGGCCAGCCAGCCGGCCTCGACCAGGTCGTCCAGGGCGGTGGTCAGGAACGCGTAGGGCGGGGCGTCGGCGAGGAGCGCGGAGATCTCCTCGGGCGGGTGCTCCTCTCCGTTGTGCGGGCGGAGGAAGGCCGTGCGGAACAGGCCGGGCTGGGCGAGCGCGAACTGGACGTAGCCGCGCCCGGCGGCGGCGAGGCGCTGCACCGCGGCCTCGGCCGGGTGTGGTGCCGGCTTCTCGGCGGCCAGGAGGTCGAGGATCGTCGCGGCCAGCCGGTCCATCGCCTCGTGCTTGGCGGCGACGAGCAGGTCGGCCTGGTTGGCGAAGTGGCGGTAGGTCGCGGTGGGGGTCACGCCGACCGCACGTGCCGCGGCGCGGATGGTCACCGCGTCCGGGCCGCCCTGCTCGGCGAGGGTTGCGGCCGCATCGACCAGGGCGTTGCGGAGGTCGCCGTGATGGTAGGGCCGGGTGCCCTCGTCCGAGCTCTCTGAGGATTTCACGGAATTCATGTTGACACCTGCCCACATCGAAGGGAAAGTTAACACCTGCAAAGTTTACGCCTGCCCACATTCCTCTGGAGGAATCATGTTCCACCGACTCGGCACCCTTGTGGTGCGAAACCCGCGCCGGGTCCTGGTGATCGGCCTGATCGCCCTCCTCGGCGCGATCTATCTGGCCACCTCGGCCTTCGGCAAGCTCGACGACGCCGGCTTCGACGACCCCGCCTCGGAGAGCAGCCGCGCGGCCACCGCGCTGGAGGAGGGCTTCGGCAACGAGGCCGGCTTCCTCCTCACCGTCAGTGCCGACGCCGGCAAGGTGACCGACGGCGCGGCTGCGAAGGACGCCCAGGCGCTCGTCGACCGCCTCCGGGCCGACGACGACCTGACCGACGTCGTCTCCTACCTCGATGCGCCCGGACCGGGCATGGTCTCGGACGACGGCACCCACGGGTTGATCTCGGTCGGCGCCAAGGACCCCGACGGCATCGACGCCGCCGCGGTGATCGATCGCTACACCGACGACACCGCGGCCGACGGAGCCACGACCGTCCACGTCGGCGGCCAGCTCGCGATCTTCGAGGAGGTCGGCACCCAGATCGGCGCCGACCTCGGTCTCGCCGAGGCGATCGCGATCCCGCTGATGATCGCGCTGCTGGTCCTCGCCT from Nocardioides luteus includes:
- a CDS encoding TetR family transcriptional regulator, giving the protein MIETGAEPESRAERKLRTRRAILDATLELCADSSLTALSLRQVAKQVGIVPTAFYRHFDSIESLGLALVEESFDSLRDLFRDVRRNARADKDVVDGSIDALVDHVHRRRDHFGFIARERVAGPRSVREAIRREIELCERELATDLALMTGTDTWTAKDLHVLSSLFVTVLVATAEQILSTTRPEQEEQIIATVRTQLRMLLIGVYQWRSEA
- a CDS encoding flavin reductase family protein; its protein translation is MALDLGGRILRSRTVAALASPHGIDRYLTQINPMLAAHEVRARITDIHPEVSAPGAPRVATVTLQPTSTWRGHRAGQHVSVGIDTGEGRRTTRVFTVSNTEGKAGEPLTITVRAHDDEHATPYSISKYLTERATVGTLVHLSQAEGDFVLPDRVPEHIVLISGGSGITPVMSMLRSLQRRTHRGKVTFLHWAPSADRQIFAEELAEIRHQGHGVDLHLLHTGDGAPYLSPALLSKLVPGYRDLPTWACGPASLIEAAQAAYAGTESLKVEYFKPPKTAGVAGGEMEFARTGTTVANDGATILDQAEAAGLTPESGCRMGICFSCTTNKSSGRVRNILTGETSELPDEQIRICVSTPEGDCSVDL
- a CDS encoding fatty acid desaturase family protein; the protein is MTTVENTGNRRLSAEELEAFGQEMDAIRQRIVADLGEKDSAYIYDIVKKQRAFEIAGRALFYLPVIGWVPAVACLSISKILDNMEIGHNVMHGQYDWMGDPDLNSRMFEWDNVCPSDQWKYSHNYIHHTFTNVLGKDRDIGYGILRMDEDQKWHPYFLGNPIYAFLLMIFFEWGVAMHDLEVENLVAGKRTFADNADLHRGLMKKVKRQALKDYVLFPLLSGPLAPLTFLGNATANLVRNIWAFNIIFCGHFPAGVASFSQEECEDETQGHWYYRQLLGSANITGGRIFHIMSGNLSHQIEHHLFPDLPARRYPEIAEEVREICERYGLAYNTGPLHKQLWGVFKKICRYALPDRKRPAAEGVETAPALEGVAA
- a CDS encoding DUF6104 family protein, which gives rise to MYFTDRGIEELVTRRGDEEVTLAWLAEQLQAFVDVHPEHETAIERLATWLARLDDPED
- a CDS encoding TetR/AcrR family transcriptional regulator; this encodes MKSSESSDEGTRPYHHGDLRNALVDAAATLAEQGGPDAVTIRAAARAVGVTPTATYRHFANQADLLVAAKHEAMDRLAATILDLLAAEKPAPHPAEAAVQRLAAAGRGYVQFALAQPGLFRTAFLRPHNGEEHPPEEISALLADAPPYAFLTTALDDLVEAGWLAPELRPNAETAAWATVHGLAVLFIDGPYRVFADAERDQLINATLGMVVRGLSGGPASDSPLNAE